The proteins below are encoded in one region of Geomonas ferrireducens:
- a CDS encoding hybrid sensor histidine kinase/response regulator, protein MSDVEKAPRGRVLIVDDEKVILDLTGIILRNRGYQVYTALSAQEGLETIERERPELVLLDYMMPNMDGLTALREIKRLYSDTYVIMFTGKGSEEIAVELMKAGASDYILKPFNNQDLVERIESVLKLRGIELQNRALLSERERLLAEIADWNRELEARVQEKSEALSRAQAEVVQSEKLASLGYLSAGMAHEIRNPLNSIALFVQLIKSGLDEPEREEYVDKILKEVDRIDNILGKLLDAAKRPKFEISEVRVDRVLEHTLDAFTPQLRQKRIKVVRDFRSLPPAIKADPMEIEQIFTNLFLNSIHVMPEEGTLTVSLEEEQDFLTVRVADTGPGIPPENLPNIFDPFFTTNSRGTGLGLSVVLRIVKTYKGKIEVEKSDPAGTTFAVRLPLNAPR, encoded by the coding sequence CCTCAGCGCGCAGGAGGGGTTGGAGACCATAGAGCGGGAGCGCCCGGAGCTGGTCCTTTTGGACTACATGATGCCCAACATGGACGGTCTCACCGCCCTGAGGGAGATCAAGCGGCTCTACAGCGACACCTACGTCATCATGTTCACCGGCAAGGGAAGCGAGGAAATCGCCGTCGAGCTGATGAAGGCGGGGGCGTCGGACTACATCCTCAAGCCCTTCAACAACCAGGACCTCGTCGAGCGGATCGAGAGCGTGCTGAAGCTGCGCGGTATCGAGCTGCAAAACCGCGCACTCTTGAGCGAGCGGGAGCGGCTTTTGGCCGAGATCGCGGACTGGAACCGGGAACTCGAGGCGCGCGTGCAGGAAAAGAGCGAGGCGCTTTCCAGGGCCCAGGCCGAGGTGGTGCAGTCTGAGAAGCTCGCCTCGCTTGGCTACCTCTCCGCCGGGATGGCGCACGAGATCAGAAACCCGCTCAACTCGATCGCGCTCTTCGTCCAGTTGATTAAGAGCGGGCTGGACGAGCCGGAGCGCGAGGAGTACGTCGACAAGATCCTCAAGGAAGTGGACCGGATCGACAACATCCTCGGCAAGCTCCTCGACGCCGCGAAGCGCCCGAAGTTCGAGATCAGCGAGGTCCGGGTGGACCGGGTTCTCGAGCACACCCTCGATGCCTTCACCCCGCAACTGCGCCAGAAGCGGATCAAGGTGGTGCGCGACTTCAGAAGCCTTCCTCCCGCCATAAAGGCCGACCCCATGGAGATCGAGCAGATCTTCACCAACCTCTTTTTGAACTCGATCCACGTCATGCCGGAGGAGGGGACCCTCACCGTGTCCCTCGAGGAGGAACAGGATTTCCTCACGGTGCGTGTCGCCGACACCGGTCCCGGCATCCCCCCCGAGAACCTTCCCAACATCTTCGATCCCTTCTTCACCACGAACAGCCGCGGCACCGGTCTCGGGCTCTCGGTTGTGCTGCGCATCGTCAAGACCTACAAGGGCAAGATCGAGGTGGAAAAGAGCGACCCCGCCGGCACCACCTTCGCGGTGCGCCTGCCGCTTAACGCGCCGAGATAA
- a CDS encoding response regulator: MTAESRGRILLVDDDKFFLKVMSDAFTGADFAVVTAEDGLCGVEAYAAGDFDVVILDLIMPRMGGVSASLEMGRLAREPEPIFILLTSMFQGAPHEHPIPEMGAKVHIPKSTSPLDIVIIVEQLLERKRRGAGAA, from the coding sequence ATGACAGCAGAGAGCAGGGGCCGCATCCTCCTGGTAGACGACGACAAGTTCTTCCTGAAGGTGATGTCCGACGCCTTCACGGGTGCGGACTTCGCCGTAGTGACCGCAGAGGATGGCCTGTGCGGCGTCGAGGCCTATGCCGCCGGCGATTTCGACGTTGTCATCCTCGACCTCATCATGCCCCGCATGGGAGGGGTGAGCGCCTCCCTGGAGATGGGGCGCCTGGCGAGGGAGCCGGAGCCGATCTTCATCCTGTTGACCTCGATGTTCCAGGGCGCCCCGCACGAACACCCGATTCCCGAAATGGGAGCAAAGGTGCACATCCCGAAATCAACCTCTCCTCTGGACATCGTCATCATCGTCGAGCAGCTCCTGGAAAGAAAACGGCGCGGCGCCGGCGCCGCCTGA
- a CDS encoding NAD(P)/FAD-dependent oxidoreductase, which produces MPFLLRNLTLSPGVEESALRPLAAAGLGVREAEITELTLVKKGVDARKKGAIKLVYTVRVSLADESRVKPKGDVTRVEPPAAPRFPRLSSSERIVIVGMGPAGLFAALRLAEYGLTARILERGRDVERRAKDVSRFWRLGELCAESNVQFGEGGAGTFSDGKLTTRVKDANCGWVLQRFVDFGAPPEILYASKPHIGTDRLRAVVRGIRERLIASGFSVGFEQRLTGIGMAAGRVASVMVNETGEEPCDTLVLAPGHSARDTYALLHAIGVNMEQKPFAVGLRVEHPQALINEIQYGRNAHPSLPAAEYFQAYNNERTGRSAYSFCMCPGGVVVASSSETGGVVVNGMSGYRRNGPFANSALVATVGPADFAGASPLAGVEFQRELERRAFNAGGGGYLAPAQSLMGFLGKGVGRIHASYRPGVTEYDLVSLLPAPVAATLREGIEYFDRKMRGFISAEATLTGVETRTSAPLRIVRGEDLQSKSHNGLYPTGEGAGYAGGIMSAALDGIRVADAIAARIAAGR; this is translated from the coding sequence ATGCCATTTTTGTTACGTAACCTCACCCTGAGCCCGGGCGTCGAGGAGAGTGCGCTGCGTCCTTTGGCCGCCGCCGGCCTGGGCGTGCGCGAAGCAGAGATCACGGAGCTCACCCTGGTGAAAAAGGGTGTGGACGCCCGGAAGAAAGGGGCCATCAAGCTGGTCTACACGGTCCGGGTATCGCTCGCCGACGAGTCGCGGGTGAAGCCCAAGGGGGACGTGACGCGGGTGGAGCCGCCTGCCGCGCCCCGCTTCCCGCGTCTCTCCTCTTCCGAGCGCATCGTCATCGTCGGCATGGGCCCGGCGGGGCTTTTCGCCGCGTTGAGACTCGCCGAGTACGGCCTTACCGCCCGGATCCTCGAGCGTGGGCGCGACGTGGAGCGGCGCGCGAAGGACGTCTCCCGTTTCTGGCGCCTGGGTGAGCTGTGCGCAGAGAGCAACGTGCAGTTCGGGGAAGGGGGCGCCGGCACCTTCTCGGACGGGAAACTCACCACCCGTGTGAAGGACGCGAACTGCGGCTGGGTGCTCCAGCGCTTCGTCGACTTCGGAGCGCCGCCCGAGATCCTCTACGCGTCGAAGCCGCACATCGGCACCGACCGGCTGCGCGCGGTGGTGCGCGGCATCCGCGAGCGGCTCATCGCCTCGGGCTTTTCCGTCGGCTTCGAGCAGAGGCTGACCGGGATCGGGATGGCCGCCGGCCGGGTGGCGAGCGTCATGGTGAACGAGACCGGCGAGGAGCCGTGCGACACGCTCGTGCTGGCACCCGGGCACAGCGCACGCGACACCTACGCCCTGTTGCACGCCATTGGGGTCAACATGGAACAAAAGCCGTTCGCGGTGGGGCTCAGGGTGGAGCACCCGCAGGCCCTGATCAACGAGATTCAGTACGGCCGGAACGCGCACCCCTCGCTCCCCGCGGCGGAGTACTTCCAGGCCTACAACAACGAGCGAACCGGCCGCTCCGCCTACTCCTTCTGCATGTGCCCGGGCGGGGTGGTGGTGGCATCCTCCTCGGAGACCGGCGGGGTGGTGGTGAACGGCATGAGCGGCTACCGCAGAAACGGCCCCTTCGCCAACAGCGCCCTCGTGGCGACCGTCGGGCCCGCGGATTTCGCCGGGGCTTCCCCGCTTGCCGGGGTCGAGTTCCAGCGCGAGTTGGAGCGGCGCGCCTTCAACGCCGGTGGGGGAGGGTACCTCGCCCCGGCCCAGAGCCTCATGGGCTTTCTCGGCAAGGGTGTGGGGCGGATACACGCGAGCTACCGCCCCGGTGTTACCGAGTACGACCTCGTCTCGCTGCTTCCCGCGCCGGTTGCGGCGACGCTAAGGGAGGGGATCGAGTACTTCGACCGGAAGATGCGCGGCTTCATCTCGGCCGAGGCGACGCTTACCGGCGTGGAGACGCGGACCTCTGCCCCGTTGCGCATCGTGAGAGGGGAAGATCTGCAGTCGAAAAGCCATAACGGCCTCTACCCGACCGGGGAGGGGGCAGGCTACGCCGGCGGCATCATGAGCGCTGCTCTCGACGGCATCCGGGTGGCCGACGCCATCGCGGCGAGGATCGCCGCCGGGCGCTAG